The genomic interval ATGCTGGGAAATacacctgcagacagtttgacagatcaGGACAACAACAAGGTCCAGATGCtcaggtttttctgtttcttgttacCAGTGagtatatatatttcatatatatacatatatatatatatatatctcataatgttttcagctcaaactgtcttgttagaacaaaatactgaaacattacaataattctgattacagtgatgaagttcattttactcttgttgtctttctctcacaatatctccatcttcaccagagactgaacagaagaacagagatcaggtgacattaaactgttctgTGTCGACATATGGATGGTGCAACCACAGAGTGAAGTGGCTGATCGAGGACAAAGATATCAGAGATATGAAGACATCACAGGTTTACTGCTCAGCCACTGTGTCCATTTTGACTTCTCATTACAATTACACATCAAGGTCTGGATTATTTAAGTGTGAAATGACCGATACTCACTCTGGAAAGGTGCAGCAGTTCACCTTCAGCCATCAGTCCTCAGGTGAGAATCTGATGAGTCTATATGTCTATATGTCATGGATTTGAAGTTTTATATTATTCATTTAGTTTCTGCAAATGTTAAACATGAGGCTGATGTGTTGTTCCCTTCTGTTACTGGTGTGGATGCAATAAAAGCAGCACCTGCAGATGAAGAAGTGGCAAAACCGCAAGGTACGGACTAAACGTGTGGAATACCTCATAACTCTCTCTCTATGCTGTGGAAGTCAGATGTATGAATGTGAAGTATAATGTATGTAATGCATTACAGGATttacaacagaacagaaaactgcagtcaacatgtttttttgttcattctCAGGTTGGCAGAGGTTCATCATCGTGTCTGTGGGGTTGGCAGCGCTATTAATAATCGTTGTGGCAGTTAATATATGGGCGAAAACTAAAGGTGAGATAAACACTCACAGATGAGACTTTTACACATAAGAAGCTCTCATAGATCTGAAGTCGACTCtctcttttatcttttcagGAACCAAAACACAGATGGATGAAAACAATGTGAGTTCTAGAACTGAAtcatatttttatgattttataaacctaaatatttttgtgatgtttctTCTTAACGATTACTTGTGATTCTTTAGTTGAAACAGAATAAGACAAGAATAAATACTGCTgaccatttaaaaacactgttgttcCATTGAAAATCTAACTGAAGTCCAAaatttgtttattaaattaaatttctaattcaatttttttaacagctgcacaaTACTGAGGGTGATACTACAGTGAACTATGAAAACATGAATGATCTTTATGCCTCTGTCAGATTCTGACATGGAGCAAAATGGACTGCATAGTTGTGACACTTTCCTTCAAATCTCACTCTGAGTGCTTTAACCAGACAACAGCCAAGTTGCATTTTataatgtttgtcatttttactggTGAAAGTGTCAGCAGCAGGTAAAAATAAGAAGCTGTGAATTGAATATTTAACC from Lates calcarifer isolate ASB-BC8 linkage group LG7_1, TLL_Latcal_v3, whole genome shotgun sequence carries:
- the LOC108887449 gene encoding uncharacterized protein LOC108887449 isoform X2 yields the protein MALSVMLLLHLTVVTGQYSSFRVRDGDEVTLPCENLTYSQRDCGNTQWTLSGQINTAEVKLVTFGKIHEESKSKSDRLSLTENCSLVIKKVTAEDAGKYTCRQFDRSGQQQGPDAQVFLFLVTKTEQKNRDQVTLNCSVSTYGWCNHRVKWLIEDKDIRDMKTSQVYCSATVSILTSHYNYTSRSGLFKCEMTDTHSGKVQQFTFSHQSSAPADEEVAKPQGWQRFIIVSVGLAALLIIVVAVNIWAKTKGTKTQMDENNLHNTEGDTTVNYENMNDLYASVRF
- the LOC108887449 gene encoding uncharacterized protein LOC108887449 isoform X1, giving the protein MALSVMLLLHLTVVTGQYSSFRVRDGDEVTLPCENLTYSQRDCGNTQWTLSGQINTAEVKLVTFGKIHEESKSKSDRLSLTENCSLVIKKVTAEDAGKYTCRQFDRSGQQQGPDAQVFLFLVTKTEQKNRDQVTLNCSVSTYGWCNHRVKWLIEDKDIRDMKTSQVYCSATVSILTSHYNYTSRSGLFKCEMTDTHSGKVQQFTFSHQSSAAPADEEVAKPQGWQRFIIVSVGLAALLIIVVAVNIWAKTKGTKTQMDENNLHNTEGDTTVNYENMNDLYASVRF